A region of Brevinema andersonii DNA encodes the following proteins:
- the rpsM gene encoding 30S ribosomal protein S13 — protein MARIAGREVPNNKAVWIGLTYVYGIGRHSALKITEATQIDKSKKIRDLTEDELNLIRDVIDKDFKVEGDLRTERSMNIKRLIDIGSYRGLRHRKRLPVRGQRTRTNARSWKGARANAIKKK, from the coding sequence ATGGCACGTATTGCTGGACGCGAAGTTCCAAATAATAAAGCTGTGTGGATTGGTCTCACATATGTTTATGGTATTGGCCGACATTCAGCGTTAAAAATTACCGAAGCAACGCAGATCGATAAATCAAAGAAAATCCGTGATCTTACAGAGGATGAGTTAAATTTGATCCGTGATGTTATAGACAAGGACTTTAAAGTCGAAGGTGATCTTCGAACAGAACGCTCAATGAATATCAAGCGTTTAATTGATATTGGCTCTTATAGAGGGCTCCGCCATAGAAAACGGCTTCCTGTGCGCGGACAAAGAACTCGTACAAATGCACGATCATGGAAAGGTGCTCGTGCGAATGCGATTAAAAAGAAATAA
- the rpmJ gene encoding 50S ribosomal protein L36 — protein sequence MKVRASVKPMCEKCRMIRRHGILRVICENPKHKQRQKGQKRA from the coding sequence ATGAAAGTGAGAGCATCAGTAAAACCTATGTGTGAAAAATGCCGAATGATTCGTCGGCATGGGATTCTCAGAGTGATCTGTGAAAATCCTAAGCATAAACAAAGACAAAAAGGTCAAAAAAGAGCCTAA
- the infA gene encoding translation initiation factor IF-1: MDKEDVIKIDGIVLEQLPGAMFKVKLENKQQILAHISGKMRINYIKILPGDKVSIELSPYDLSKGRIVYRYK, translated from the coding sequence ATGGATAAAGAAGATGTCATCAAGATTGACGGTATAGTTTTGGAACAGTTACCTGGGGCTATGTTTAAGGTTAAGTTGGAAAATAAACAACAAATTTTAGCACATATTTCTGGAAAAATGAGAATCAATTATATAAAAATTCTTCCTGGTGATAAAGTTAGTATAGAATTATCTCCTTATGATTTGAGCAAAGGAAGAATAGTTTATCGTTATAAATAG
- a CDS encoding adenylate kinase family protein produces the protein MNKRIVFLGYPGSGKGTQSELLNQKFGVFVLSTGDAFRHMIKDGVGETANIIRSYVNKGELVPDDLTFQVVQESLPDCENGWILDGFPRNLRQAELLKDFCTPTDVILFHIEENIIFQRLSGRRIAKSSGKVYNIYLNPPKREGICDISGEVLIQREDDQPETVAKRLEIYRIETEPLISYYKDAGLLKVVQANQPIEKVFENLKEVLQLV, from the coding sequence ATGAATAAAAGAATTGTGTTTTTAGGATATCCTGGGTCAGGCAAAGGGACACAAAGTGAATTATTAAATCAGAAATTTGGTGTTTTTGTACTATCTACAGGTGATGCTTTTCGGCATATGATAAAAGATGGGGTTGGAGAAACTGCAAATATTATTCGCTCTTATGTAAATAAGGGAGAGTTGGTGCCTGATGATTTGACATTCCAAGTGGTCCAAGAATCATTACCGGATTGTGAAAATGGATGGATTTTGGATGGTTTTCCTCGTAATCTTCGCCAAGCAGAATTATTAAAAGATTTCTGTACTCCTACAGATGTTATTTTATTTCATATTGAAGAAAATATAATTTTTCAAAGATTATCCGGCAGAAGGATTGCAAAATCTTCAGGAAAAGTGTATAATATCTATCTTAATCCTCCTAAAAGGGAAGGTATTTGTGATATTTCTGGTGAGGTTTTGATTCAACGTGAAGATGATCAGCCGGAAACTGTTGCTAAACGTTTAGAGATATATCGCATAGAAACAGAGCCTTTAATTTCTTACTATAAAGATGCCGGTTTGCTTAAAGTCGTACAGGCTAATCAGCCTATTGAAAAAGTTTTTGAAAACCTTAAGGAGGTTCTTCAGCTAGTATGA
- the secY gene encoding preprotein translocase subunit SecY, translating into MSILSNMFRIPELRNRLFFTLCIMVIVRVGTQISVPGIHVNNLLAAVGTDTNNFIAFVNLLSGGALNRASIFSLGVTPYITASIVMQLLTVIIPSFEKLAKEGPEGRRKIQQYSRIGTLFIATIQGVIYGNYLLQFNGSIARQFILIQPTHFVVLFTVAVATGTYLLMWLGERITEHGLGNGVSMIILSGIVAEFPPALYTLFNTPQDPIISLLLVILFIGVIMAVVFEELALRRVPVQYSRAGNMVQGPTHLPFKVNPTNVIPIIFASAVLVFPVQLAQWFGSRVPFLQQVSQALQPGELWYSVIYFILILFFAFFYIEIELNPHDIAENLRRQNAFIPGVRPGIETEQYISNILYKLTLPGATFLGIIALLPTFIVNRLKVPQNVAYLMGGTSLIILVGVSLNTLRQIEAFLNMHHKDGFLTPKKRHYYE; encoded by the coding sequence ATGTCTATATTGAGCAATATGTTTCGTATTCCTGAGCTTAGAAATCGGTTATTTTTTACTTTATGTATTATGGTTATTGTTCGTGTGGGGACACAGATTTCTGTTCCAGGTATACATGTTAATAATCTTTTAGCAGCAGTAGGAACAGATACTAATAATTTTATTGCTTTTGTCAATCTTCTTAGTGGTGGCGCTTTAAACAGAGCTTCTATTTTTTCTTTAGGTGTAACTCCTTATATTACTGCAAGTATTGTTATGCAACTGCTTACTGTTATTATTCCTTCGTTTGAAAAGTTGGCAAAAGAAGGTCCGGAAGGTAGAAGAAAAATTCAACAATATTCTAGGATTGGTACATTATTTATTGCAACAATACAAGGAGTTATTTATGGAAATTATCTCCTTCAATTCAATGGGTCTATTGCTCGACAGTTTATTTTAATTCAGCCCACTCATTTTGTTGTTTTGTTTACAGTTGCTGTTGCTACAGGGACTTATCTTTTGATGTGGCTTGGTGAAAGAATTACAGAACATGGACTAGGCAATGGTGTTTCTATGATTATCTTGAGCGGAATTGTTGCTGAATTTCCTCCTGCTTTATATACTCTATTTAACACTCCTCAAGATCCTATTATTTCTTTACTTTTAGTGATACTATTTATAGGGGTTATCATGGCAGTTGTTTTTGAAGAACTGGCGCTTCGTCGAGTTCCTGTACAATATTCCAGAGCAGGTAATATGGTTCAAGGACCTACTCATTTACCTTTTAAGGTAAATCCAACTAATGTGATCCCGATTATTTTTGCATCAGCTGTTTTGGTATTTCCAGTACAGTTAGCTCAATGGTTTGGCTCTCGTGTTCCTTTTTTACAGCAGGTTTCACAAGCACTTCAACCTGGAGAATTATGGTATTCTGTTATTTATTTTATTTTGATTTTGTTTTTTGCTTTCTTTTATATTGAAATAGAATTAAATCCCCATGATATAGCAGAAAATTTGCGTCGTCAAAATGCTTTTATTCCTGGAGTTAGACCTGGAATAGAAACAGAGCAATATATATCTAATATTTTGTATAAACTAACTTTGCCAGGAGCTACTTTTTTAGGGATTATCGCTCTTTTGCCTACTTTTATTGTCAATAGATTGAAAGTGCCCCAAAATGTGGCTTATTTAATGGGGGGAACATCATTGATTATTTTAGTTGGTGTATCCTTAAATACATTAAGACAAATTGAAGCATTTCTTAATATGCATCACAAAGATGGATTTTTAACTCCTAAAAAGAGACATTATTATGAATAA
- the rplO gene encoding 50S ribosomal protein L15 — protein sequence MSHLILKPNDGAVKKRKRVGRGTGNGTGKTCGKGNKGQKARSGGGVPLYFEGGQMPLYRRIPKRGFKNIFKIVNNVVNLEAFNIFADNTEVTIDILVKSGLIKSNGNPVKILAQGLMETQFTAKNLKIHAHKVSKKAAVLIEQSGSIVVVQA from the coding sequence ATGAGTCATTTAATACTGAAGCCAAATGATGGTGCTGTAAAAAAACGTAAGCGAGTAGGCCGTGGAACAGGTAATGGTACAGGTAAGACTTGCGGAAAAGGCAATAAAGGACAAAAAGCTCGATCTGGAGGTGGAGTTCCTCTGTATTTTGAGGGAGGGCAAATGCCTCTCTATAGACGTATTCCAAAGCGAGGATTTAAAAATATTTTCAAAATAGTAAATAATGTTGTTAATCTTGAAGCTTTTAATATTTTTGCTGATAATACGGAAGTTACAATAGATATTTTGGTAAAATCAGGATTGATTAAATCTAATGGCAATCCTGTTAAGATTTTAGCTCAAGGATTGATGGAGACGCAATTTACTGCGAAAAATTTGAAAATACATGCTCATAAAGTTTCAAAAAAAGCTGCAGTTTTAATTGAACAATCTGGTTCTATTGTAGTTGTTCAGGCATAG
- the rpsE gene encoding 30S ribosomal protein S5, producing MSENKESQEIRADKKENRREVRREKRERTEVVSEWEEKVVSLRRAAKTIPGGKRFRFNATVVVGNRKGKVGLGYGKANELADAIKKAKDKAIANAVPIRLKGSTIPHEIVGQFKASRILMKPATKGTGVIAGGAVRPVLELLGVHDILTKSLRSSNPVNLIKATFDALTRLYNIEDVAAKRGKPVADIFGK from the coding sequence ATGAGTGAAAATAAAGAATCTCAGGAAATCCGGGCTGATAAGAAAGAAAATCGTCGTGAAGTGCGCAGAGAAAAACGTGAGCGAACTGAAGTTGTTTCGGAATGGGAAGAAAAAGTAGTAAGTTTGCGTAGAGCTGCCAAAACAATTCCTGGAGGAAAAAGATTTCGTTTTAATGCGACAGTTGTTGTTGGCAATAGAAAGGGTAAAGTTGGCTTAGGTTATGGTAAGGCCAATGAATTGGCTGATGCTATAAAAAAGGCAAAAGATAAGGCTATTGCTAATGCAGTTCCTATTCGTTTAAAAGGATCAACAATTCCTCATGAAATTGTTGGTCAATTTAAGGCATCACGTATTTTAATGAAACCAGCGACAAAAGGTACTGGAGTTATTGCTGGGGGTGCTGTACGTCCTGTATTAGAGTTACTAGGCGTACATGATATTTTAACTAAATCTTTACGTTCTTCTAATCCGGTAAATCTGATTAAAGCTACTTTTGATGCATTGACGCGTCTCTATAATATTGAAGATGTCGCTGCAAAGCGTGGCAAACCTGTTGCTGATATTTTTGGTAAATAA
- the rplR gene encoding 50S ribosomal protein L18 — MIDIMSGKIKCYQKRKLRSKKHLQISEDRPRMVVYRSNKYLYVQVVDMYNKVLASFSSLSSEFGKEKLGNNIEAARIIGQKIGEKLKSLKISKVVFDRNGYLYHGKIKALADACRSTGIEF, encoded by the coding sequence ATGATCGATATCATGTCCGGAAAGATTAAATGTTATCAAAAACGAAAGCTTCGAAGTAAAAAGCATCTTCAAATATCCGAGGATCGTCCGCGTATGGTTGTATACCGATCTAATAAATACTTATATGTTCAAGTTGTTGATATGTATAATAAAGTTTTAGCTTCGTTTTCTTCTCTTTCTTCGGAGTTTGGTAAGGAAAAATTAGGGAATAATATTGAAGCGGCTCGTATTATTGGACAAAAAATAGGGGAAAAATTAAAGTCATTAAAAATTTCTAAAGTTGTATTTGATCGGAATGGATATTTGTATCACGGTAAGATTAAAGCGTTAGCAGATGCATGCCGTAGTACAGGAATAGAATTTTAA
- the rplF gene encoding 50S ribosomal protein L6 produces the protein MSRLAKKPLPIPSGISVTVENGAVSFKGPLGTIVQSYDVGLIKPRIEDSMCFVDRSIDSKEARAKQGLYWALFRNALTGVSIGFVKKLEIQGIGYRWEVKGKELHCSVGFSHPVIFKFPEEVMLEQPAANQIHVKGFDKQVVGQVAANIRFIKPPEPYKGKGIRYQNEVVRLKEGKSSGKKK, from the coding sequence ATGTCTCGTTTGGCAAAAAAGCCCTTGCCTATTCCATCTGGCATTTCGGTAACGGTAGAAAATGGGGCTGTATCATTTAAGGGTCCTTTAGGGACAATTGTTCAGTCTTATGATGTTGGTTTGATAAAACCGCGTATTGAAGATAGTATGTGTTTTGTAGATCGTTCTATTGATTCTAAAGAGGCACGAGCTAAGCAAGGTTTATATTGGGCCTTGTTTAGAAATGCCCTTACAGGGGTATCTATAGGATTTGTAAAAAAGTTAGAAATTCAAGGTATTGGTTATCGTTGGGAAGTGAAAGGTAAAGAATTACATTGTTCTGTAGGGTTTTCTCATCCGGTAATATTTAAATTTCCTGAAGAAGTAATGTTGGAGCAGCCAGCTGCTAACCAGATTCATGTCAAAGGATTTGATAAGCAAGTTGTAGGTCAGGTTGCTGCAAATATTCGTTTTATTAAACCTCCAGAACCTTATAAAGGAAAAGGTATTCGTTATCAGAACGAAGTTGTGCGTTTGAAAGAAGGAAAATCCAGCGGTAAAAAGAAATAA
- the rpsH gene encoding 30S ribosomal protein S8, which produces MDIIADSLTKIRNAAMRKLSKTTVKKTKLIEELLKIMKREGYIDSYKDSSDPYTLDVYLKYIDDKCVIDDLKRVSKLSRRVYVGKDSIPSVYNNYGIAILTTSKGVITDKEARSLGVGGEVLCYIW; this is translated from the coding sequence ATGGACATTATTGCAGACAGCTTGACAAAAATAAGAAATGCTGCAATGCGCAAGCTTTCTAAGACAACAGTAAAAAAAACAAAGCTTATTGAAGAATTATTAAAAATTATGAAACGTGAAGGATATATTGATTCTTATAAGGATAGTTCAGATCCTTATACGCTGGATGTTTATTTAAAATATATTGATGATAAATGTGTTATTGATGACCTTAAAAGGGTTAGTAAACTATCGCGCCGTGTGTATGTTGGGAAAGATTCTATTCCTAGTGTTTATAATAATTATGGAATTGCAATTTTAACAACATCTAAAGGGGTTATTACTGATAAAGAAGCACGATCTTTAGGAGTGGGCGGCGAAGTTCTTTGTTATATTTGGTAG
- a CDS encoding type Z 30S ribosomal protein S14 codes for MAKQSMIQRWKKAPKFSARAYNRCNICGRPRAYIRDFGVCRLCFRKLASQGLIPGVTKSSW; via the coding sequence ATGGCAAAACAGTCAATGATCCAGAGATGGAAGAAGGCTCCTAAGTTTAGTGCTCGAGCGTACAATCGATGTAATATTTGTGGTCGTCCACGTGCATATATTAGAGATTTTGGAGTTTGTCGCCTATGTTTCCGCAAATTAGCTTCTCAAGGACTCATCCCTGGTGTTACAAAATCATCTTGGTAA
- the rplE gene encoding 50S ribosomal protein L5 produces the protein MSKTKSTNVSESSKTKTSKKNLLRTNPNSYQARFKQRYEMEICPALQKEFAYKSSMAIPRVVKIIVNMGVGSAINDKNIVDAAVNDLTLLSGQKATKTIARKSVSNFKLREGMPIGAKVTLRNNRMFDFLDKLISVAIPRVRDFRGVKASGFDGRGNFSFGLMEQIVFPEINYDKIDKVRGMDITIVTTARTDIEAKSLLIHFGFPFRQK, from the coding sequence ATGAGTAAAACTAAATCTACGAATGTTTCTGAATCAAGTAAAACAAAGACTTCTAAGAAAAATCTATTGAGAACAAATCCTAATAGTTATCAAGCAAGATTTAAGCAGCGATATGAAATGGAAATTTGTCCCGCATTACAGAAAGAATTTGCTTATAAATCCAGTATGGCTATTCCTCGTGTTGTAAAAATTATTGTTAATATGGGTGTAGGTTCTGCTATTAATGATAAAAATATAGTGGATGCTGCTGTTAATGATTTAACTTTGTTATCAGGTCAAAAGGCAACAAAAACAATAGCTAGAAAATCTGTCTCCAATTTTAAGTTACGTGAAGGTATGCCTATTGGAGCAAAAGTTACTCTTCGTAATAATAGGATGTTTGATTTTCTTGATAAATTAATTTCTGTTGCAATACCACGTGTACGAGATTTTCGTGGAGTCAAAGCAAGTGGTTTTGATGGAAGAGGGAATTTTTCTTTTGGATTGATGGAACAAATAGTATTTCCTGAAATCAATTATGATAAAATTGATAAAGTTCGTGGTATGGATATTACTATTGTTACTACAGCGCGTACGGATATTGAAGCCAAAAGTTTGTTAATACATTTTGGTTTTCCGTTCCGGCAGAAGTAA
- the rplX gene encoding 50S ribosomal protein L24, whose protein sequence is MKIRKNDEVIVVSGSDKGRRGKVLRVFPAKERVLVQGVNLIKKTVKKNQEYPNGTILEKEASIHISNVMLFCPKLNKGVRVEFFVDNEGNKKRKAKGSDYIFE, encoded by the coding sequence GTGAAAATTAGAAAAAATGATGAAGTTATTGTTGTTTCTGGGTCTGATAAGGGGCGTCGAGGTAAAGTGCTTCGTGTGTTTCCAGCTAAAGAGCGTGTGCTTGTCCAAGGTGTTAATTTGATAAAGAAGACTGTGAAAAAAAATCAAGAATATCCTAATGGAACAATATTGGAAAAGGAAGCATCTATTCATATTTCAAATGTGATGCTTTTTTGTCCGAAGTTAAATAAAGGTGTTCGTGTTGAATTTTTTGTTGATAATGAAGGTAATAAAAAACGTAAGGCAAAAGGTTCTGATTATATCTTTGAATAA
- the rplN gene encoding 50S ribosomal protein L14 — MIMLGTRLDVADNSGAKIIECIHVVGSTRCRYASIGDVFIAAVKSAVPNSSIKKGDVVRAVVVRTKKEINRTDGSSIRFDRNSAVIVNKKNEPSGTRIFGPVGRELREKDFMKIVSLAPEVF; from the coding sequence ATGATTATGCTTGGAACCCGATTAGATGTTGCCGATAATAGTGGAGCTAAAATTATTGAATGTATTCATGTAGTTGGTAGTACGCGCTGTCGATATGCATCTATTGGAGATGTTTTTATTGCGGCAGTAAAAAGTGCTGTTCCTAATTCCTCGATTAAAAAGGGGGATGTTGTACGTGCTGTGGTTGTACGTACAAAAAAGGAAATTAACCGTACTGATGGTTCTTCTATCCGCTTTGATCGCAATTCTGCGGTTATTGTCAATAAAAAGAATGAACCCAGCGGAACTCGTATTTTTGGCCCTGTTGGACGCGAGTTAAGGGAGAAAGATTTTATGAAAATTGTTTCCCTTGCTCCCGAAGTTTTTTAG
- the rpsQ gene encoding 30S ribosomal protein S17 has translation MESKQKTFAGIVTSDKMDKSRIITVMTREKHPLYKKYVPKRKKFMVHDAQNMSHMGDRVLIAESIPHSRCKRWTLLEVLEKNRD, from the coding sequence ATGGAATCTAAGCAAAAAACTTTTGCCGGAATTGTTACTAGCGATAAAATGGATAAATCCCGTATTATTACAGTAATGACTCGTGAAAAACATCCACTCTATAAAAAATATGTGCCTAAACGTAAAAAATTTATGGTGCATGATGCGCAAAATATGTCTCATATGGGTGATAGAGTATTGATTGCTGAATCTATTCCTCATAGTCGTTGTAAACGTTGGACTTTATTAGAAGTCCTTGAGAAAAATCGGGATTAA
- the rpmC gene encoding 50S ribosomal protein L29, producing the protein MANNIQELRSLSEKELISMKQQLQEKIMHMRFKSRIERPKNIMEIRGIKRTIARINTLIREAELKLEG; encoded by the coding sequence ATGGCGAACAATATTCAAGAATTGCGTTCTTTATCGGAAAAAGAATTAATTTCCATGAAACAGCAGTTACAAGAAAAAATTATGCATATGCGTTTTAAATCTCGGATAGAACGTCCTAAGAATATTATGGAAATTCGAGGAATAAAACGTACTATTGCCCGAATTAATACTTTGATCCGTGAAGCGGAATTGAAATTGGAAGGATAG
- the rplP gene encoding 50S ribosomal protein L16, which translates to MLMPSKVKYRKQHRPKINNSPTHDGDIVSFGDFGIIALDAAWLTNRQIEAVRVAINRYLKRGAKVWIRIFPDTPYTSKGEGVRMGKGKGSPDGWIVPVRPGRVLVEITGVSEEKAVEAFRRAGHKLPIKVKFVKRVEG; encoded by the coding sequence ATGTTGATGCCGTCCAAGGTAAAATATAGAAAACAACATCGTCCGAAAATTAATAATTCTCCTACTCACGACGGAGATATTGTATCGTTTGGCGATTTTGGAATTATAGCGTTAGATGCTGCGTGGCTTACTAATAGACAGATTGAAGCGGTTCGTGTTGCTATTAATCGCTATCTTAAGAGAGGAGCGAAAGTTTGGATCCGTATTTTTCCTGATACTCCTTACACATCTAAAGGTGAAGGGGTGCGCATGGGTAAAGGTAAAGGTTCACCTGATGGTTGGATTGTTCCTGTGCGACCGGGTCGTGTGCTAGTTGAAATTACTGGTGTTTCTGAAGAAAAGGCAGTAGAAGCATTCCGACGTGCCGGTCATAAGTTACCTATTAAGGTAAAATTTGTCAAAAGAGTCGAGGGCTAA
- the rpsC gene encoding 30S ribosomal protein S3 yields MGQKVHPIGYRVGVSKPWESSWFAEKAYPEFLLEDYKIRKMLQKEYKRAFLSRIEIARFPQLVNVTVFAGKPGILIGRKGAEIEVITNKLSKLVNGKRVSLSVKEIKQPELDAAVIGADIASQIERRVAYKRAIKQAIRNAMRAGAQGIKIRISGRLNNAEIARSEEFKEGRMSLNTLSADIDYRLTEALTQMGIIGIKVWLAK; encoded by the coding sequence ATGGGACAAAAAGTACATCCTATTGGATATCGTGTTGGTGTCAGCAAGCCGTGGGAATCATCATGGTTTGCTGAAAAAGCTTATCCTGAATTTCTTTTAGAAGATTATAAGATTCGTAAAATGCTTCAAAAAGAATACAAAAGAGCTTTTTTATCCCGCATAGAAATTGCACGATTCCCGCAACTAGTTAATGTGACTGTTTTTGCTGGAAAACCAGGTATATTAATTGGACGTAAAGGAGCTGAAATAGAAGTTATTACTAATAAATTGTCTAAATTGGTAAATGGTAAGAGAGTATCTCTTTCCGTGAAAGAAATTAAACAGCCTGAATTGGATGCTGCTGTTATTGGTGCTGATATTGCTTCACAAATAGAAAGACGTGTTGCTTATAAGAGAGCGATAAAACAGGCAATTCGTAATGCGATGCGAGCTGGTGCTCAAGGGATCAAAATTAGAATTTCTGGGCGTTTGAATAATGCTGAAATTGCCCGTAGTGAAGAATTCAAAGAAGGGCGTATGTCCCTTAATACTTTAAGTGCCGATATTGACTACCGTTTAACAGAAGCGTTAACTCAAATGGGAATTATCGGAATAAAAGTTTGGCTTGCAAAGTAA
- the rplV gene encoding 50S ribosomal protein L22, which translates to MVTVAKGRSLRISSMKLRRIARLVKDKKADDALAMLNHMPQKGAKMVYKVLHSARANFIHKNPNQDTSGLFVQTIFVNEGTAYARFKPRARGRADRMYRPTAHLTLVLAQ; encoded by the coding sequence ATGGTTACTGTAGCAAAAGGAAGATCTTTAAGAATTTCTTCTATGAAACTTCGTCGTATTGCGCGTTTGGTAAAAGATAAAAAAGCTGATGATGCTTTGGCGATGCTTAATCATATGCCTCAAAAAGGTGCAAAAATGGTTTATAAAGTTTTGCATTCTGCACGGGCAAATTTTATTCATAAAAATCCTAATCAGGATACATCGGGATTATTTGTGCAAACAATTTTTGTGAATGAAGGCACGGCATATGCTCGTTTTAAGCCTCGTGCACGTGGTCGTGCAGATCGTATGTATCGTCCGACAGCGCATTTAACATTAGTTTTGGCTCAATAA
- the rpsS gene encoding 30S ribosomal protein S19, with amino-acid sequence MARSIKKGPYIDASLYKKVVSAQETIVSGNAKPIKTWSRRSTILPEMIGLTFQVHNGKMFIPVYINENMVGHKLGEFSPTRVFRGHAGSKKVAKK; translated from the coding sequence ATGGCTCGTTCAATTAAAAAAGGTCCTTATATTGATGCTTCTTTATATAAAAAGGTGGTATCTGCTCAAGAGACTATAGTTTCTGGTAATGCGAAGCCTATTAAGACATGGTCTCGTCGTTCTACTATTCTTCCTGAAATGATAGGCTTGACATTTCAAGTTCATAATGGTAAAATGTTTATACCGGTTTATATTAATGAAAATATGGTTGGACATAAATTGGGTGAATTTTCGCCTACGAGAGTGTTCCGTGGGCATGCTGGATCCAAGAAAGTTGCTAAGAAATAA
- the rplB gene encoding 50S ribosomal protein L2 translates to MGIKRFKPTTPGLRHKVAFDYTEITKTEPEKSLITMTLRGKGNGRNSQGRVTVRHRGGGNKQFYRMIDFKRKKWDIEAKVVAIEYDPNRTARIALLHYMDGEKAYILAPNGLKVGDKVNAGAKVDVRVGNAMLLENIPVGTVLHNIELKPGKGGQLARSAGTSVKLDGKENGYAFISLPSGEIRMVLLRCMATVGEVGNAERLNIVYGNAGTKRHLGWRPTVRGMAMNATDHPHGGGRGKQKGYKMPTSPTGVPSKGYRTRKKNKTSNRYIISKKKR, encoded by the coding sequence ATGGGTATTAAACGATTTAAACCAACAACCCCCGGGCTTCGTCATAAAGTTGCATTTGATTATACCGAGATTACAAAAACTGAACCTGAAAAATCATTAATTACGATGACTCTTCGTGGTAAGGGTAATGGCCGTAACAGTCAGGGTAGGGTTACTGTTCGTCATCGGGGCGGGGGTAATAAACAATTTTACCGTATGATTGATTTTAAACGAAAAAAATGGGATATCGAAGCAAAAGTGGTTGCCATTGAATATGATCCTAATCGGACAGCTCGGATTGCTTTATTACATTATATGGATGGAGAAAAGGCTTATATATTAGCCCCAAATGGTTTGAAAGTTGGTGATAAAGTTAACGCTGGTGCTAAAGTTGATGTTCGTGTAGGTAATGCTATGCTTTTAGAGAATATACCAGTTGGTACGGTGCTTCATAATATAGAATTGAAGCCTGGAAAGGGAGGGCAGCTAGCCCGTTCTGCTGGTACTAGTGTAAAATTAGATGGTAAAGAAAATGGCTATGCTTTTATTAGTTTGCCTTCGGGTGAGATTCGTATGGTCTTACTTCGTTGTATGGCTACTGTTGGTGAAGTTGGAAATGCTGAACGCTTAAATATTGTTTATGGTAATGCTGGTACAAAACGTCATTTAGGTTGGCGACCAACAGTGCGTGGTATGGCTATGAATGCTACGGACCATCCTCATGGCGGTGGGCGCGGTAAACAAAAAGGGTATAAAATGCCTACATCACCGACAGGTGTGCCGTCTAAAGGTTATCGTACACGTAAGAAGAATAAAACATCGAATCGTTATATTATTTCGAAGAAAAAAAGGTAG
- the rplW gene encoding 50S ribosomal protein L23: MVSQILVRPIITEKASALIAKNKYVFEVIIDANKIQIKQAIESYYNVQVKEVNTIIVKPRQKNFRTKKVSRIGFTKRLKKAIVTLRSGTIDYLK; the protein is encoded by the coding sequence ATGGTAAGTCAAATATTAGTTAGGCCGATCATAACAGAAAAAGCATCTGCACTTATAGCTAAAAATAAATATGTATTTGAAGTTATAATTGATGCAAATAAGATTCAAATCAAACAAGCTATAGAATCTTATTATAATGTCCAAGTAAAAGAAGTAAATACTATTATTGTAAAGCCGCGACAAAAGAATTTCCGCACAAAAAAGGTATCTCGAATAGGATTTACAAAACGATTAAAAAAGGCAATTGTTACCTTAAGATCTGGTACAATTGATTATTTGAAATAA